In Macrobrachium nipponense isolate FS-2020 chromosome 41, ASM1510439v2, whole genome shotgun sequence, the following proteins share a genomic window:
- the LOC135212390 gene encoding glycogen synthase kinase-3 beta-like, whose product MDTKVIGNGSFGVVFQAKLCETGELVAIKKVLQDKRFKNRELQIMRRLEHCNIVKLKYFFYSSGDKKEEVFLNLVLEFIPETVYKVARHHSKQKQTIPISYVKLYMYQLFRSLAYIHSLGVCHRDIKPQNLLLDPETGVLKLCDFGSAKHLVRGEPNVSYICSRYYRAPELIFGATDYTTNIDVWSAGCVLAELLLGQPIFPGDSGVDQLVEIIKVLGTPTREQIREMNPNYTEFKFPQIKSHPWQKALMSRMADSTSNDKNHQKIRLFMSEHYSSRAGSHGLASLKITDSNLEDLAGVQVEGPFQRKGMMGLV is encoded by the exons ATGGACACAAAAGTCATTGGTAATGGCAGTTTCGGTGTTGTATTCCAAGCAAAGCTGTGTGAAACAGGGGAACTCGTTGCCATCAAGAAGGTGCTTCAAGATAAACGATTTAAG aacCGTGAATTGCAGATAATGAGAAGACTAGAACACTGTAATATAGTcaaactgaaatatttcttcTATTCCAGTGGTGACAAA AAAGAAGAGGTGTTTTTGAATCTAGTGTTAGAGTTTATCCCAGAGACAGTATATAAAGTAGCAAGGCATCACAGCAAACAGAAGCAGACGATACCAATCAGCTATGTTAAG tTGTATATGTACCAGTTGTTCCGGAGCCTAGCCTACATACACTCTTTGGGGGTATGTCATAGAGACATCAAGCCCCAGAACCTTCTTTTAGATCCAGAGACAGGCGTTCTCAAGCTCTGTGATTTTGGGAGTGCCAAACATTTGGTGCGAGGGGAGCCCAATGTATCATACATATGCTCCCGTTATTACAGGGCTCCAGAACTCATATTTGGGGCCACTGATTACACGACTAATATAG ATGTATGGAGTGCCGGCTGCGTCTTAGCAGAACTGTTATTAGGGCAACCCATCTTCCCAGGGGATTCAGGAGTGGATCAGTTAGTAGAAATAATTAAAGTCCTTGGCACGCCGACCCGCGAGCAGATTAGAGAGATGAATCCAAACTATACCGAGTTCAAGTTCCCTCAGATCAAATCACATCCTTGGCAGAAG GCATTGATGTCACGCATGGCTGATTCAACCAGCAATGATAAAAATCATCAGAAGATTAGA TTATTCATGTCAGAGCATTACTCTAGTCGTGCTGGCTCTCATG GATTAGCTAGTCTTAAGATTACTGACAGCAATTTAGAGGATCTTGCAGGTGTCCAAGTGGAGGGACCATTCCAAAGGAAAGGTATGATGGGCCTTGTGTAG